The Terriglobus roseus sequence TCCGGATGATTTCGTGATCGGGATTGATCTCCAAAGTCGGAGTCGGCTCAGGCAATTCTTTCTGGCCCATCGCTCGCATCATCTGGCGCATGCGGGCACTGGGTTCATCTTCATCCGACACGATGACGGAAGGGCTGTCAGCCAGGCGCGATGAGGCTCGAACCTCCTTTACCGCATCGCCCAGAGCCGCTTTAATCTTCTCAAGCAACGGCTTCAGCTCCTCAGACTTTTCGGGAGCGGAGTCATCCTTAAGGTCCTCAGATGCGGTGGCAGAATTAACTGCCTTCAGGTCGATGTCTCCGTACTTCGGCACAGACGAGAAGACGATCTCGTCGATGTCATCGTCCAGCAGAAGTACCTCAATCCCCTTCTTCTTGTAAATCTCCAGCAGAGGCGAGTTCCGCAGCATGCTCTCTGACCCGCCCGTAATGAAGTACAGCGCCTTCTGCTCAGGCTGCATGCGGTCCTTCACTTCGGCAAGCGAGGTGAGGCCATCCGCCTTGGTCGTCTTGAAGCGGACCAGCTCCAGCAGAGTGTCACGGTTCGCGTAGTCGCCGTAAACGCCTTCCTTCAGCGGCCGGTTGTATTGCTCGATGAACTGCCCGTATTTGGCTGGGTCGTTCGCGGCGATGGTCTTCAACTCGCCGAGGATCTTCTTTACGCTGGCAGTCTTGATGCTCGTGAGCACCTTGTTCTGCTGCAGAATCTCGCGTGATACGTTCAGTGGCAGATCTTCGGAATCAATGATGCCGCGGACGAAGCGGAGATACGGCGGCAACAGCTCCTTCGAATCGTCCATGATGAAGACGCGCTTTACATAGAGCTTAATGCCACCCTTGTAGTCCGCCTGGTACAGGTCCGACGGGGCCTTCGCCGGAATGTAGAAGAGCGTGGTGTACTCCATCGTGCCTTCAGCGCGGGTATGGAACCAGAACAATGGATCTTCCCACTCACCGGTGATGGACTTGTAAAACTCCTGGTAGTCCTCGTCGGTAAGTTCAGACTTGCTGCGCTGCCACATCGCGCTGGCGGCGTTGACCTGCTCCGTGACGCGAGACTTTTCAGACTCCTTCTTCTCGGCGTTCCACTCACTCTTGTCGTAGGTGAGGAAGATCGGAAACGCGATGTGATTGGAGTACTTTTTGACGATCTCCTGCAGGCGATAACCGTTGGCGTATTGCGCGCCTTCGTCGTTCAGGTGGATCAGAACGGTTGTCCCAGCGGACGCGCGGGCACCCGACCCAGTTGCCTCTTCCAGATCAAAACCGGTCTTACCGTCCGAGGTCCACTTCCAGGTCTTGTCTTCGCCGGCCTTGCGCGAGAGAACCTCAACCTTGTCGGACACCATGAAGACCGAATAGAAGCCGACACCGAACTGGCCGATCAGGTTCGAGTCCTTCTTCGCATCGCCAGAGAGCTGTGCAAGGAAGTTTTTCGTGCCGGAGCGGGCGATGGTACCAAGGTGTGCGACCAGATCCTCTTCGTTCATGCCGATACCGGTATCGGAGAGGGTTAACGTCTTGGCGTCTTCGTCGAGCGTCAGGTCGATGCGCGGTGCATCAATGCCACTGCCAACGAGCGCTTTAAGCCGCTCATCGGTAAGAGCCAGATGGCGGAGCTTGTCGAGCGCGTCGGAGGAGTTGGAGATGAGTTCGCGAAGAAAGATCTCCGGGTGAGAGTAAAGCGAATGGACGATCAACTGCAGGAGCTGGCTGACTTCGGTCTGGAACTGTTGCTTTGACATGGCAACTCCATTATGGCCAAGAATCGCGATGCGGTGAAGCCCCGGCAGCACATGAGCGCTGCCAGGGTGTCGACATCAGACCACCACGCGGCTCCGCTCTACGCTCCGGGAACCGCAGACCTAACCGGAACGGGGCCAGTCCGAATCATCCTGCCCACTCGTCTCCTTCTTCGACTACGTAGTCTGCCTTCCCTTCAAAAAAACCGTAGACAGACGGCACGAGTAGCAGTGTCAACGCCGTCGAGCTGACGAGGCCGCCGATCACGACAATGGCGAGCGGGCGCTGAATCTCAGAACCGGGTCCCGTTGCGAACAGGAATGGCACCAGGCCAAGGGCGGCAACAGTCGCCGTCATCATTACGGGCCGGAAGCGGAGACGCGTGCCCTCACGCACCGCGTCGTCCTGGCTCATACCTTCCTGGCGCAATTTGCGGATATAGGAGACAAGGACGACTCCGTTCAGAACCGCAATGCCCCACAGAGCGATGAAGCCCACCGAAGCAGGGACTGACAAGTATTCACCAGACAGGAACAGACCCAGCACGCCGCCGATGGATGCGAGCGGTAGTACCGTGATGATGAGCGCCGCGAACCGCACAGACTTGAACAGCACAAACAGCAGGAAGAAGATTGCAGCGATGGTGATGGGGACGATGATCATCAGGTGATGAAGGGCACGCTCCATGTTGTGGAATTGTCCTCCCCACTCAATGAAGTAGCCCGCCGGCAGTGGCACCTGCTTATCAACTTTCCCCTGCAGTTCCGATACAAAACTGCCGAGGTCGCGCCCCTGCACATTGACACCCACGACGATGCGTCGCTTGCCCATGCTGCGGTTGATGAGCGCAGGACCTTCAACAACCTTGACGGTTGCCAGCTCCTTCAGCGGCACACGAGGCCCATCCGGAGAACTGATCTGAAGCTCGCGGATATCGTCCATGCTGTCGCGTTGTGCACGCGGTAGCCGAACCACGGCTGCGAAGCGGCGCTCACCTTCGTAGATCTCCGTTGCAGATTTCCCTGCTATGGCGGTTTCGATAATCTCATTCACGTCCGCCGCGTTGATGCCATAGCGGGCGATGGCCGCACGGTTGATGTCGATGGTCAAATACTGCTGACCGCCGACACGATCGACGCGCGTGTCCTGTGTGCCCTGAATGCCGCTTGCCACCTTGGCAATCTCATTCGCCTTGGCGACGAGCACATCCAGGTCATCGCCGTACAACATCACGGCAACATCCGCACGGACGCCTGACACCATCTCATCGACGCGGTCGCTGATGGGCTGCGACATTACCAGGTTGATGCCGGGGATGGATGCAAGCCGCTCGCGCATCTCGTCGGCAATCTTGTCCTGCGTACGATCTCGCGGTCGCTCATCATAAGGCGTGAGCGATGCGAGCACGTCGGCCTCGTTGGGACCGGCAGGATCTGCAGGCGACTCGCCACGGCCGATGCGCGACACAACATTCTCGACGCCCTTTACCTGCATCATGCTCTTCTGCATCGACATTTCCATCTTGAGCGATTCTTCAAGAGAGATATTCGGCACACGATCGGCATTTGGCGAAAGGGTGCCTTCCTGCATTTCCGGGAT is a genomic window containing:
- the htpG gene encoding molecular chaperone HtpG, encoding MSKQQFQTEVSQLLQLIVHSLYSHPEIFLRELISNSSDALDKLRHLALTDERLKALVGSGIDAPRIDLTLDEDAKTLTLSDTGIGMNEEDLVAHLGTIARSGTKNFLAQLSGDAKKDSNLIGQFGVGFYSVFMVSDKVEVLSRKAGEDKTWKWTSDGKTGFDLEEATGSGARASAGTTVLIHLNDEGAQYANGYRLQEIVKKYSNHIAFPIFLTYDKSEWNAEKKESEKSRVTEQVNAASAMWQRSKSELTDEDYQEFYKSITGEWEDPLFWFHTRAEGTMEYTTLFYIPAKAPSDLYQADYKGGIKLYVKRVFIMDDSKELLPPYLRFVRGIIDSEDLPLNVSREILQQNKVLTSIKTASVKKILGELKTIAANDPAKYGQFIEQYNRPLKEGVYGDYANRDTLLELVRFKTTKADGLTSLAEVKDRMQPEQKALYFITGGSESMLRNSPLLEIYKKKGIEVLLLDDDIDEIVFSSVPKYGDIDLKAVNSATASEDLKDDSAPEKSEELKPLLEKIKAALGDAVKEVRASSRLADSPSVIVSDEDEPSARMRQMMRAMGQKELPEPTPTLEINPDHEIIRKLLADPSNSKVEDAAWLLFDQGLLLEGVPLKDPAVFVQRLNRVLNQSI